The Malus domestica chromosome 08, GDT2T_hap1 genomic interval TCAGAAGTATTCTAGGGTTCCAGAGAAACCTACTTGCTTAGTGGATCTCACAGGTCATGATTTGATTGGCCTTCCATTGAAGTCACCACGCACAATCAATCCGATCATTTACACTCTTCCTATGTTGACTGTCCTGACAGACAAAGGTACTGGGATTGTGACCAGTGTGCCTGCTGATTCTCCTGATGATTATATGGCCTTGCATGATTTAAAAGCAAAACCTGCTCTTAGAGCAAAATATGGCGTGAAGGATGAGTGGGTCATGCCCTTTGAGATTATTCCAATTATCGATATTCCTGAATTTGGGAATAAGGCTGCGGAAAAGGTCTGTGCAGATCTAAAAATCAAGAGCCAGAATGAGAAAGAGAAGCTAGCAGAAGCCAAGAGGCTGACATACCTGAAAGGATTCACTGAAGGAACACTTATCGTGGGTGAATTCGAAGGAAGGAAAGTCCAGGAGGTGAAACCGTTGATAAGGAGCAAGCTCATAGAGTCAAATGAGGCAATTGTATATAGTGAACCTGAGAAGAGGGTGGTGTCACGATCAGGTGATGAGTGTGTTGTGGCTCTCACAGATCAATGGTACATCACATATGGGGAACCTGAATGGAAACAACTGGCGGAGGAGTGCTTGTCCAGCATGAATTTGTATCATGACGAGACAAAACATGGATTTGAACACACATTGGATTGGTTGAATCAGTGGGCTTGTTCACGATCTTTTGGGCTTGGGACTCGTATTCCCTGGGATGAAGAGTTCTTAGTTGAGTCGTTGTCTGATTCAACTATTTACATGGCTTATTACACTATTGCTCATTTTTTACACAATGGAGACATGTATGGTCCCAGCAAATCTGCAATTCAACCTGAACAAATGACTGATGAGGTATGGGAGTATGTTTTCTGTGATGGCCCATATCCTGAATCATCTAACATGTCGTCATCCATCCTTAATAAGATGAAGCAGGAGTTTGAGTATTGGTATCCTTTTGATCTTCGAGTGTCTGGCAAGGATCTAATCCAAAATCATTTAACCTTCTGCATTTACAACCACACGGCAATTATGCCCAAGAAGCACTGGCCTCGTGGCTTTAGATGCAATGGGCACATCATGCTAAATGCTGAGAAGATGTCTAAGTCCACAGGGAACTTTAGGACCATTCGCCAGGCAATTGAGGAATTTTCTGCTGATGCCACGCGATTCTCATTGGCTGATGCTGGAGATGGTGTTGATGATGCAAATTTCGTATTTGAGACTGCAAATGCTGCTATACTAAAGCTAACTAAAGAGATTGCATGGATGGAAGAAGTTTTAGCCGCAGAATCCTCTTTGAGAATAGGTCCTCCTTCTACATATGCTGACAGGGTTTTTTTGAATGAGATAAATATTGCTGTGAACAGGACTGAGCAGAATTACCGGGATTACATGTTCCGAGATGCACTCAAGACTGGGTTTTACGATCTTCAGGCTTCTAGGGATGAGTACAGGCTTTCATGTGGTTCTGGGGGCATGAACCGTGAATTGCTGTGGCATTTTATGGATGCGCAGACACGTCTTATTACTCCAATCTGTCCGCACTATGCAGAATATGTCTggagggaacttttgaagaaggAAGGGTTTGTGGTCAATGCAGGATGGCCTGTGTCTGATTCTCCAGATCTGACCCTCCATAATGCCAACAAGTATTTGCAACATTCCATTGTTGTAATGAGGAAGCTTCTTGAAAAGCAAACTTCAGGCTCAACGAAAGCCAATAAGAAGGGTAATCCAGTTAAAGCATCGACAGAAACCAAAAGGTTGATTGGtttaatatatgtaaatgaGCAATTTGATGGATGGAAGGCGGAGTGTTTGAGGATACTACAGAGTAACTTTGACAGTGATACTCGCACTTTTGCTCCAGACAAGGTAATTCTGGAGGCTTTGCAGAGTTGTTCAGTTGGTCAGAGTAAAGATTTTAGACAAACCCAAAAGCTTTGTATGCCTTTCTTGAGGTTCAAGAAGGACGAGGCAGTTACTCTTGGGCCCCATGCCTTAGACTTGAAGCTACCATTCGGAGAGATGGAGGTCCTTCAGGAGAACTTGGACTTAATTAAGAGACAAGTGAAGGTGGACACTAAGGGACAGGGACAAATCGAGCTTGAAGAAGTAGAAGTTCTTTCTGGTACCGACCCTGATGCTCTTGCTAAAGCTGGTTCACTTGCTAAATTAATAGAGCAGAATCCGCCATCCCCTGGAAGCCCAACTGCCATCTTCTTGACCCGGTAATTATAAACCATTTGATACATATCTGCAATTTACATAAAGCATGTACACACAGGGACTTCCGGTCAGGTTTTTTCAACTCAACAAAGgactttcaagtttcaattGTTCATAATTTATTTCGACATCTGCATATTACATAAGCACACAAACACACATTGACAACCAAATTGTACTTTATTTTTTCAGTTATAATTTTGCAATCATTCTCCTGTGCTGCATTTATTCGCTGGTGGATGAAGGAGAAAATTACTTTATATACGATAAACCCTCTACTAGAGATGGGGATTTAATTGTTCCATACCCCACCTTGTAATGTCGTAAACCAGATTGGAAGAACCAATAAAAGAAAACCTGTTTACAGATCTTTGTTGTGCCACATTGTGTGCTATCTGGAGGCAATTTTGATTCGGGGTTTCAGTCACGTTAGCTGTCACGGTGGTGTAGATATGTTTGATTAACATTTTTAGCAGAAATTTGTAATGTGTCACATCATGCTGCACTGGTATAGATATGTTACTAGTGAAATAAGTCTTGTTCTGCTGGTCATCATTTGTTAGGTGCGTCTGAATGAGTTTGTGTTTGAAGTATAATGTAAATTTTGGTAGTAGTTCGATTTTATGTTGTGCAATTTTCAACTTGAGTCTGGAATATGCAATTGTGTGTTTTACTGGGTTTTGAGACTAATATCCTTGGTGTTATTCATTAGTATGCAATATGTATTGGTTTCTTCATTGCAAGATTTTTGTTGATTAAGATCAAACTCTTATTTTTGCTGATATTGATAGTAAAGGCGTTGTGCTATACTACATCTGATTTTTGTATTCTGATCAACGGAGTTATCTAATTTCTGTTTCTTCTCTCCATAGGTCATAACTCCGCTCTCAAACACTGGCAACGAACAATTTAGCCGGCTTGGAAGATGATACTTTTGCTTGACAAGGAACTAGAGTGATTGCAGAAAGGCCCTCCGCCGTCATAGTATATCTG includes:
- the LOC103428967 gene encoding leucine--tRNA ligase, cytoplasmic-like, which gives rise to MAAEGGGKSFARRDHLLEIETKVRSWWEEKDVFRAESCDKPPEPGEKFFGNFPFPYMNGFLHLGHAFSLSKLEFAAAYHRLRGANVLLPFGFHCTGMPIKASADKLAREIELFGNPPVFPKEVEQGSQEVEAEDANNGAPPDKFKGKKSKAASKSGGQVYQWEIMRSFGLSDSEISKFQDPYNWLTFFPPLAVEDLKAFGLGCDWRRSFITTDMNPFFDAFVRWQMRKLKSMGKIVKDVRYAIYSPLDGQPCADHDRASGEGVQPQEYTLIKMEVVAPFPSKLKVLEGRKVFLAAATLRPETMYGQTNAWVLPDGKYGAFEINETEVFIVTQRAALNLAYQKYSRVPEKPTCLVDLTGHDLIGLPLKSPRTINPIIYTLPMLTVLTDKGTGIVTSVPADSPDDYMALHDLKAKPALRAKYGVKDEWVMPFEIIPIIDIPEFGNKAAEKVCADLKIKSQNEKEKLAEAKRLTYLKGFTEGTLIVGEFEGRKVQEVKPLIRSKLIESNEAIVYSEPEKRVVSRSGDECVVALTDQWYITYGEPEWKQLAEECLSSMNLYHDETKHGFEHTLDWLNQWACSRSFGLGTRIPWDEEFLVESLSDSTIYMAYYTIAHFLHNGDMYGPSKSAIQPEQMTDEVWEYVFCDGPYPESSNMSSSILNKMKQEFEYWYPFDLRVSGKDLIQNHLTFCIYNHTAIMPKKHWPRGFRCNGHIMLNAEKMSKSTGNFRTIRQAIEEFSADATRFSLADAGDGVDDANFVFETANAAILKLTKEIAWMEEVLAAESSLRIGPPSTYADRVFLNEINIAVNRTEQNYRDYMFRDALKTGFYDLQASRDEYRLSCGSGGMNRELLWHFMDAQTRLITPICPHYAEYVWRELLKKEGFVVNAGWPVSDSPDLTLHNANKYLQHSIVVMRKLLEKQTSGSTKANKKGNPVKASTETKRLIGLIYVNEQFDGWKAECLRILQSNFDSDTRTFAPDKVILEALQSCSVGQSKDFRQTQKLCMPFLRFKKDEAVTLGPHALDLKLPFGEMEVLQENLDLIKRQVKVDTKGQGQIELEEVEVLSGTDPDALAKAGSLAKLIEQNPPSPGSPTAIFLTRS